From Bombina bombina isolate aBomBom1 chromosome 1, aBomBom1.pri, whole genome shotgun sequence:
agtgctggctaaggaatccttttCTTTTCTGTACTCTTTATCTTTTTTCTGTcaattcccttttctttttttgtaagatatatatatatatacggctgaCAGCTGTGAAATAAAGACTCCTCTCGGGCCCTATATTTTCATCAGGGgcaagggtatgagaaggtgcattgTAAacgctgtatttagtttatgaagaaattATACAGACATATTACCAACTAAAAACACAGCTCTGCTTACTTATAGTTACTATTTGTGGGGGCTATTTGTGGGggctataaaaaacatattttttaacttATAATAGCATCAATAATATGATGTAGACCCAAATTagaacataaattatttttatattatttattatcaatAATAATGTGCTTATAGTTGACTACAGGATGCCACTATATTGTgggtagcagctagttcccatccaTCTCACCTGTGATGTCAGAGAAGGCACATGACTACTGAAACCTTGATGCAAACTTAAACACGGTGCTGTGGCATTTTGCTACAATTTTCACATAATATTGATCTGTTGACTGTTTGTTGATTGATGGATTTCTAGAATCTGACTTTTCACTACATTCTGCTTAAACAGCTGTAGGGATCTAATGTTCAGTGATATACTATTAAATCTCTGACTGCAGCAGAgattcaggggccgatttatcaagggccgaatggcccctgatgcccctatttctgtgcaagccttcgctggaaacagcagttaagaagcagcagtcttaaaaccgctgcttctaaacttgtctgctgcctctgaggctacggacatcaatccgtccgatcgtatacgatcaggttgattgacagcccctactagcggctgattggccgcaaatctgcagggggtggcattgcacaagcagttaaccagaactgcttgtgcaatgttaaatgccgacagcgtgtgctgttggcattcagcgatgtctgtcggacatgatcctttgagtggatcatgtcagacagacacttgGAAAATCGACCCCATAAACTCTGAATATAAGGAATTTACAaaaactttttaaatgtttttttatcatgcataatAAATATTAAGGTTTATGAGATCTATATAATATAGCAGctgctttaatatattttttttattgtatatttgtattatatgtgaagaaatatactatttgtattttaaTCTTCGTAAACTTGCCTTTTTTGGTGGCTACAATAGTCTTTTGAGCTCTAACTATTGTATACAAGATTTTGGTTTTATATCTTGCTTATTGTGGTGCTGTTCCATTTTTATAAGTGCAGGTAGTTTAGATTTTCTTGTGTTCTACATGACTGCTGCTAACAAACAATAGAACGTGCAGGAAGCAGTTACCTCTGTCATTAGAGGTCCTTTAGCTTTTACTATTTGTCCAGCTCTCTCTACGGCAGTTTAAGGAAGGTAATTTTAAGGTGACTGGTATTTAAAATAGGCACAGACAGGTGCCCCTCTATGgagggcacctgtaggcacatACCTACTATGCTTAATTATAAATCTGGCCCTGTATAAGAGtccttatatgctaatttataaggacTTTTACtacaataacaattattttaaaaatcttaagaTTCTCGTCAAGTAAACtctataataaaacaaaacaaagataaCTTAACCCTAACTTATTATATTAATAACAGCTGTGTTATTGTGGCAATTAGTGTGGGTGTAGAGGGTTTAGTAGTGCGCTACTAAACCCTCTACACCCACACCAAGCTCTTTTCCTTCACTCAGTAGTTGCTGCAGGTAACtccctcttttttaaaaaaacatggaagatatttttgattttcgagataaaataattttaaatatgaaaGATGATAATGCCCCCTCAAACaattctgccccatctgagaaacaGATTTGTTACACGACCTAGAAATTAATATGACTAAAgaattaaagcaaaaaatggaagtaACTTTTCTAAACAGATATACTACTAAAGGCTTAATCCCCAAAGGCTTAAAGATTAACAAAAATTGTACTTTTCAACTTTCAGACGCTTTACAAAAGGAATGGTCTGACACCTTAAATAAAGCCTCAAATACTCTGATTGATATCCTAAAAAGATCCAGACAAGAAACACTAACCATTATTGAAAATAACATCTTAGAAATAAAAGAGAGATTAAAAGACAAAAAATCAAGTAATGAATTTAAAGAGAGACAGAAAGTCATAATGGAAAAATTGGCAAGTTTAAATAAAGATCTCTTACGgacaaaatggggaaaaatggaaagggatataaaTGACAGTACCCTAGGACACAAAGAAACAAACCCTAATGAGACATTACCCAAAGAATATAGAGAGGAACAAAGAAGggaatacacatatacaaataggaTAGCAAAAGATTCACAACAACCATATCGCAATAATTATACCAATAATAGAAACTATTCAAATAATGGTAATTATAATTATGATAAACCATATAACACTAATTCTCGCCCCCAATATGAAGGATACAGCTATCCAAGATACAGAAATAGGGAACATTTTTGTCAAGAATTTAGACATAATTCCTTCAGACATAATGAAGAAAGAGGCTATTACCCTAGACAAAGAGAATGGGAATATCCAAGAAGGACAAATAGACAGAATAGCTACAGACAGGAAGATAATTGGAAAATCCCAGTCCAAAATCATTTTGAAAATTTAAGGGAATTTAGACCTATAGGTAATGAACACAAAAATGAGGAACCAGTTTTTTTAGAGAAgagccctctaagggagggcacaTCAAGAGATACAAAAGAAAAGGAGCAAGATTCCAATTTAAGAAAGAAAAGAagcttagaggaaagagagggagaggattaCTTAAACGAGGCAAAAAGATGGAGGTAGAAAAAGAACACCAGGGAATCTTCAACCTCAGTAATcacattttaaaaaaggaagaagaaaatatCTTAAAACTAGGCCTCTCATTTGCCCCCACAGCAAGATTAAGCAAATTTCATACACACATCCATGTTAAAAAATTTGTAAGAAATCTCACAAtcaaaagattttttcttaaaaacccagttgaaagacaaattaatataaaaacacaaaatttagATAACATTCAACATACTAATCTTAAGGATAAATCCAAATTTAATCCTGTTTTTGCCAAAGGGAATTTTCTGGAAACGTTTGAAAAATTGGTCTGTAATGATATACAAAAATGCTCCCtccctaaaataaatttttttaatatgAGTATTAGAGAAAAGTCTATCATTGAGAACCTtcaaaaaaatgcagaaataacaataaagccagcggacaagggaggtgggatTGTCCTTTTAAATACCAGTGACTACCTAAAAGAGGCACACCGATTACTTGgagacataaaaacatataaaccatTAGACTCCGACCctacaaatctttttaaaaaaagacttgatAAGATTCTAACAGATGGGAAAAAATCAGGAATACTAAATGAAAAAGAATTTGTCTTTCTAACATCAAAATTCCCTGTGATTCCCATCTTTTATTATCTTCCCAAAGTccataaatgtttggtcaaccccccagggagaccaatcatttctggaatcAACTCTCTATCTGCAAACTTATCTAGATACGTagataattatttacaaaaatatgtaatgAACTTAAAATCTTATCTGAAAGACTCTACACAAGTCCTTAACACTCTAAAGACAGTACAATGGGAAGATGATATGtttttagtaacatgtgatgttacATCATTATACACTGTGATCAATCATTCTAAAGGTATAAAATCAGTGgatctttttcttaaaaaagatataaatatGTCAGACCAACATAGAGCATTCATCTTAAAAAGTATAGCGtatatattagaaaacaattatttttcatttgatggaaagttctatttacagaccgaaggtacagcaatgggcacaaggtttgcacctagctatgccaatctgtttatgggagCATGGGAAGATGATTTTTTTGGCTCaggcagctatggtgcaaaccttgtgctctataagaaatacatagatgatctcttattaATATGGAGGGGTACTGAACAAGATCTTAAATCTATGTTTGACAGAATGAACCTTAACACCTGGGGTCTAAAATTCACTTCTAActatagtaaagaaaaaataatgaTTATGAATAAAGAACTTGAAACAAAGACCCACTTTAAAAAGGTTGACAGTAGTAGTTATATACACTCAAAAAGTTGCCATTTAAACACCTGGAAACTTAATATTCCCACAGGTCAGTACCTCcggattagaaaaaactgttcaagaATCATAGATTTCGAACAACAATCAGAAGTCCTAGCAGAGAGATTTCAGGCTAGAGGGTATAATAAATTAACCACAGACAAAGCAATTGATAGAGCTAAAAACACTGATAGAGAGTCCCTCTTAACTTataaggagaaaagaaaagaaaacgatAATGAAAATGTTATTGATATTCCGTTTATTACTAATTATCATGCCGATTACAATATAATTAAAGgcatcataagaaaacattggcaccttaTAAGGGAGGATACTATTCTGGGGAAAACTATTGTGGAACAacccaaatttgtttttaaaaaagcaacaaacCTAAAatcaatactagctcccagtgaactaaaaaaaccaaaacaaaatgtGAAGAGACAGAAAGATCTGACAGGAAAAAACATTAGTGGTTTTTTCCCATGCTACACCTGCAAAGCCTGCACACACAGCAAAAAGTTAAAaaacttacaaataaacaattTTGACAAATTAATTAATATCAAGGATATAATAAGATGCACCAATAAGAGCATAATCTATATTCTCAAATGCTCTTGTGATCTCTTTTATTTTGGTGagaccaaaagaatggtaagagacagaataagagaacatctttgccagatagaacgaggctctgaagacacacatctatataaacactTCAAAACTGTCCACAAAGGGAACACCAAAGATCTTTCCtattggggaatacaaaaagtaaaaaataactggaggggaggagatatagagaaaaaattattaattaaagaagctgaattaatttataaatacaacacaTTATATCCAAATGGACTTAACTCTGAAATGGATctatcaccttttctttttgaatgaaGCCATATAGTTAATACTCAAAATACTTCGATCTATAATAgaattatgtaataataataattctttgaTTATGTTCTGTATTGTagagtttataactatttaacatATAGAATGCTGTCCCATAAAAATTCCACCTTAAATCTTTACTGATACATATAAGCCAGATGGATAACAATACATTCCACCTTAAATGAGCCCAATTATTGgaagaccaatcagaaagaactgatgcctttaaatataatcatacaacagtcaccaggatcttgataaagctctattgagcgaaacgcgtcgaccttgtgactgctgcacctgcaattgtgtgaaataaatacacaaagagactgtCTTTTTCTGGATACCTTACGATTTCAGTTTATAAACtataacaacccgggttgtctatcACACTCCTATTGGAACCTTCAAAATCCTGCGTGcatctagcactaagtgcaggacccTTCTACAAATATCGTTACTTCATAAAAGTTTTCATCTCATCATTCAAAAGAATTTGTCTGTCTTTTAACAATCCCAGCCAATCCTACCCGAGATACcaagctgtgacgtcagacgccaggatacatgcggcgctgatcagttACCAGGTGAGAAGGGGATTCGGACGCTGCAGACGGGTTTGGAGAAATAACAGGTACTGAGAAAATATTGTATAGTAACCTGTCTCACCCGGAGAAAATACTTATCTAGAAATAACTCTTTTATTATTAACATCGGCTAAAGTGTTCATGCAAATTTGAACTGCACCTCTGTActgttattatctacctgaataCAGCAGGATATACAAACACCAATTACTTGCCTATACGTTCAAAGAGACGGACACTTGCATAAATTTGTGtatggggcagcatatgtaaacactaTTAAAGTGTCAAATAatctatgtatgtttttatatctgagaattttatataacaagggagacgtccctttaaattgatgtttttagtataactagtatattgtttatatgcatttttataaaatatattttccactCACAGTGACtacataatttctttattatctCACCAAGTGCTATAAAAATAGTAATATAGTAATGAACACTATTTAGTTTTATCTAGTAATTCACATCCTTATATCGCTCACTTATCTTTCAttgatatatatctatcaaattttaAGTATACCTTTAGCTATAAGTACCTATCACTCCCAATCACACACTTTATTGTGGCAATTACCTTTAAGGAAATgtagttttaaataaaatcaagagaaatttactaaaaaaaaaatcttcaacgaCCCATGTAATAACAACATTATATTTATAGATAGAGTATTTTCAGATTTCTTGCTTTTTGCAAGGCTGTTCTAAATTCTTTATTCCTAAGTGAATAAATCAAGGGATTTAACATTGGTgttaaaatcacataacaaacagtaATCATTATATCAGAGTCTGAAGATTTTGACTTAGGTTTCATGTATACAGCCATTGCTGAACCATAAAATAATGTTACAACCATTATATGGGACCCACAAGTTGATAAGGCTTTTTtctttccagcagaggtggtaatttTTATGATAGCTGAAATAATTCTGATATATGATATTATAATAAAAGTAACTGGAATCATAAGTACTAACACACCAGCTAGAAAGATAACAAGTTCAATGACACTAACATCACCACATGCTAATGCCAGGACTTCTGGCACTTCacaaacaaaatgttttatttgattgttGCCACAAAAATTTACATTCATTGTAAGTACAACATGAGAAATAGAGAGAAGAAACCCACATATCCATGACCCAGCTACAATCCTGATACAGGCAGATCGATTTATAATTGACATGTAATGTAAAGGGAAGCAAATAGCTACATATCTGTCATAAGCCATTGTAGCAAGCAGAATACATTCAGCAACGCCCGATGACAACGAAATGTACATTTGTGCTGCACATTCTTGAAATAAAATAGTTTTCTTTGCTGACAATAAGTCTCTTAGCATTCTGGGAACCACTGTTGATGAGAAGCAGATATCAATAAAAGAGAGGTTAATTAGGAAAAAATACATAGGGGTCTGAAGACTTTTGTCCATAATGGATACTGAAATGATAAGCAAGTTGCCGACTAAAATGACTAAGTAGATACATAGGAAAACTGAAAAAATGGCAAATTGTTCAATTCTGTTACTCGAGAATCCTAGAAGGATGAATTCAGTTACCACTGTTTCATTTTTGTTCATATTctgtcaaccaaaaaaaaaaaaaaaatagagttaaTACTGGTTTAAATtccaaataattattaaataaatgtcatgttgtttttaaaaattgtgtgaTATTAATATTCCATAGAGGACAGTATCAACAACTTTCTAGTTCTATTTTTAAAAGGAGATAAAATTACTTACTGTTCTGAACGTGTCATAAGATTGCAACCACACTATAAAATACACAAATGCATTTTATATTAATAACacgtttattacattgtgtactaTCCCAATGTTATAAGTATAAGTATTCAGAAAAGTGAGAACTTACGTCAGcaataaagaaatacaattttgtCTTCAATGGCTTCtatgtttttaatacatttcatCTGCATATGGTCAAGAATCATTACTAAGGTGGTCACAATGGTCTAGTGTACtagaaattaattaaacaaatatcaCAGGCAATATGTCTCCTATGACCAACGTGGCCTATCCTAACAGGACGTTCTTGCCTTTTTTATCACAATTGTGTAGCACTGTTCTTTTCATTGACTAATTGGCTTTGCTGTTTGTCTATGCAAATATGGATCAGAGTTTTCTTGTTCACTTGCTCATGGAAAACTCTGTCTCAAAACAATCATATGTGCCATCCGCCTTGCCCACACATGCAAAGTATGTGCACTCACTGATGCTGAGGTTTATAAAACAGCATCGGTAGTTAGCTTTCAATGTCTTAATCGGGAAATGTAGGAATGCCATCCTCAACAAGTGAGATCCTGTCATAGGATTCCCTAAAACAGAGGATGCTTGGCCTGATTTCAAGAGGGACTACTAGAATATGGGGGCATAcctaacatgtgggatacaatacactgcacccatattgctctgcagGAACAGTGGAGCCAGCAAATGCATATCACATCTGCCAACACATTCTATCAATTGCCATTTTGGGTGACATTGCAATGTGCACATTTTAAATGTGTTTGAAGAGTTTTCAGGATCCACTCATAACTACCACATTCTCAGGCACTCTTCTGTGTTGCCAAAGCAGCATCATGTATGGACCAGTGTTCAGTACTAATGCACAGCAtgatacatacatttacaatggACAGTGCAGGATCGGAGGTCCCTTTAAATGCACTCAGAGATATGTGTGTACTAAATATGTGCCAACCAAGGTTTATTTTGATCTTTGAAATGTCTCATATGCTCTCTACATCAATAAGTCATGTAATATTCCTTACCACGTCCACTgaagcacagctgcacaggaaaTTTGTAGGCCCTGTACACTAACAAAAGAAGTCCACGCATGACACAGCAAGAGAGGTATTTCAAAACTCAATCACTGACATCACAGAAGGCTGGTGGCAGGGTCAGCAGCAACAGTGGCAGAATGTTCACAGGGATATTTCAAACATAGGACACTGACATTGGCAAAACTGAAGAGTATTGACTTCATCTTCATGGAACCAAAGACCTTTAGAGGGTAAGCATACTCTATTTATGTGTTTCACATGTATGCTACTGTGTAAGTGACAAGACAGAGGCAGACATTTGGACAGAGGAATTCAGCCCAGGATTTTAGGGACTTGGTGCTATGTATTGGAAGATTTAGTCATACATTAATTTTTACATGTACAtgtcttattttttaatttaggtcagGCTTTGGTGGAAAGATATTCACTGACATAATCTGCAATTGATCATATTACTGAATGAAATGTATCAAGCAGATGTGGATAAACTTTGGAAAACATCTTTTGATGCCACTAAAACATATATGTTCTTTGTCAAATTAATAAAATGACAAAATGTAAATTTAGCCCTGTACAACCCAGTGACTCATATGTACAACTAACACAAGACAAAATGCAAATGACAGAcctctgtaaaattaaaatgtggtgcaTGACATAGTTTTTCTCTTTCCATAGAATCACTCAAAAGAATAAAGAAGTCACTCCCAAGAAAGCATGACTCATTTATTTTACTAAAGTGCTTGAAGTatgcccacatttttttttataaaagaaaaaaacataattctacATAAACATGTCGagaattacattttctaaaattaaGAAATCTTAAGTATATGTATAGAAAGtctttgattgaagaacaaaatgaTAAGATCCACGTGTTAGTGAAggtgtatt
This genomic window contains:
- the LOC128659358 gene encoding olfactory receptor 2D2-like — its product is MNKNETVVTEFILLGFSSNRIEQFAIFSVFLCIYLVILVGNLLIISVSIMDKSLQTPMYFFLINLSFIDICFSSTVVPRMLRDLLSAKKTILFQECAAQMYISLSSGVAECILLATMAYDRYVAICFPLHYMSIINRSACIRIVAGSWICGFLLSISHVVLTMNVNFCGNNQIKHFVCEVPEVLALACGDVSVIELVIFLAGVLVLMIPVTFIIISYIRIISAIIKITTSAGKKKALSTCGSHIMVVTLFYGSAMAVYMKPKSKSSDSDIMITVCYVILTPMLNPLIYSLRNKEFRTALQKARNLKILYL